In the Gossypium arboreum isolate Shixiya-1 chromosome 10, ASM2569848v2, whole genome shotgun sequence genome, one interval contains:
- the LOC108487016 gene encoding ras-related protein RABF1 has protein sequence MGCSSSLPDRSSGRSTGLNNADNPEGPDAKNLRVKLVLLGDSGVGKSCIVLRFVRGQFDPTSKVTVGASFLSQTIALQDSTTVKFEIWDTAGQERYAALAPLYYRGAGVAVIVYDITSPESFTKAQYWVKELQKHGSPGIVMALVGNKADLQEKREVPVQDGIDYAEKNGMFFIETSAKTADNINQLFEEIAKRLPRPSPS, from the exons ATGGGTTGCTCTTCTTCTCTCCCAG ATCGGAGTTCCGGGCGGTCCACTGGACTTAACAACGCGGACAATCCTGAAGGTCCCGATGCCAAAAATCTACGCGTAAAG CTGGTCTTGTTAGGTGATTCTGGAGTTGGAAAAAGTTGTATTGTTCTTCGCTTTGTTCGTGGCCAGTTTGACCCTACATCTAAG gtAACTGTAGGAGCTTCATTCTTGTCACAGACAATAGCTTTGCAAGATTCAACTACTGTTAAGTTTGAAATATGGGACACTGCTGGACAAGAGAG GTATGCTGCATTGGCACCTCTCTACTACAGAGGAGCTGGAGTTGCAGTTATTGTGTATGATATAACTAGTCCAGAGTCCTTCACCAAAGCACAGTATTGGGTTAAG GAGCTACAAAAGCATGGGAGCCCAGGTATAGTGATGGCCTTGGTTGGTAATAAAGCCGACCTTCAGGAAAAGCGCGAAGTACCAGTCCAA GATGGCATTGACTATGCAGAGAAGAATGGGATGTTCTTTATTGAGACATCTGCCAAGACTGCGGACAATATAAATCAGTTGTTTGAG